AGCAGTTATGCCAAGTTCCCCCAACCATTGAAAATGACAAGAACCATGGAAGTCTTTTGCCCTGTAAAAGCAATACAGGTGTAAGCTCACCTAGTGCATCACAAATGTTCAAATGACTCCCAACAGCAATCTCAGTAATTATATCTACCCTGGTcccacagaaaaagaaaataatgccCTTCAATGCCATTTATATAAGCTTACTTTATTTGTGGGGAAGATGATAACCAACTtcatcaaaaacaagaaaaatctcAGTTCACAATTATTAGGCAGGGTCCCAGAGCTACGGATTTCAAAAGCCTATCATATCATCATCACAATCCATCTATATTAAAAACTTCTTATCTGTGTTTGTGCAGCCATATTTTGAAAGCGTCACAAAGACAGACAAATTTTCTATGAGGTGAAGACCTTTTCTATAGCCATGAGTTTCCCGCTTGGAGAATTTTACCTAACAATTTATCTAATAATGTGCCATCCATTTATTCCTAGTTGAAGATGAGATACTGGCCAGCAATAAGCATTAATTCACCAACTTTAACAGCTACAGGAAACGATTTAAGCTAAATAATCAAAAGAATATACATTACCAGAAGCATCTTAAGAAGTGCATGTGTCCCGATATGAGCAAGAGCAGTTTTTATCCGTTCATGTCCTTGAAGCTCATCCACATAGTGTGACACACTCTCCCCTTGCTCATAAGTTTCCACCAAGACAGAAGGATGCACAAGTGGATAAACAGGCTTAGGAAAAGAGACATCCTTCCATTTGCGAAAATTATATGTAAAGCGGCTCAAATTTGCAGCTTCCCTGGCAAGGTCAACTTGAGACATCATAAAAACTGCAAACTGTTGTACACTCTCATCCAATCTCAACCACTTTAGAGTTGGAATGAATGTTGAAATCTTTGCTACGGCATTGATTATCACAAAATCTCTCCTAATTGACTCACCAACCCCAGGATGTCTGACCTTTACAGCGACTAACGTAGGCTTGACTTGTTGTTTACCAGGGTATCTAAATCTCAAGGAAGCCCGATGCACTTGAGCAATGCTTCCAGATGCTACAGGTGCCTCTTCAAAGTGTtcaaaaatttccaaaatcttgCGACCAAAAGCTCTTTCAATAGTCTTCTTCGTGTAAGCAAAGCTATGTTCAGGAGCCTTGCTATGTAGCTCTGAAAGTTTAGTGCATAAATCTCTTGGGAAGAGATCTGGCCGCGTAGCTGCCCACTGACCCCATTTAATAAATGCAGGACCTGCTTTCTCCAACGAACGGTGAACAACCCGAAGCCACATCTTCCTAAACTCAGGTCCACCAAGACTAACAAATGGTGCCATCATGATACTGGGTGAGAACAAAATTGATAAATAGAGAGCTCTTACTAGCAAGACAACTACTTCTACCACTGAAAATACCAGTGATGTCATGTATGCATGCCCATCTTGTGCACGCACGTACAAAGAATTCTGTAATGTGTAGTGATCTGTGTCTCCTAATGTTCTCTGTGCCCATGCTACTTGTCCACATGTTAAGCCAAAAATACCAGGAATGACAAGGTGCGAGCGGGTCAAGGCCAAACTGACTGCTTGAGCAATTCTACTTATGCATGGTAAAGTACGACCACTGAAAGTATATTTTCGGAAGAGCCTTCTCCAAGCAAGTTGGGCATGATGTGTCACTACGCTACTCGCTGAGACGAGAGAGTAACTCCTGGAGAAGCCACTTCTCAACACACGCTCCTCAGAATTGTAAAATGAAAAGGGACAATGTCTTCTACAAGGAAATCCATAATGTGAATATAATCTGTAttggggcagacgaagcccaatGATAGCAGTTATCTCATACTTCCTCAGATATAACTGGCTGTTCCTTTGGGTCTTGCCAAAGAATTGTGCAACTTTTCTGACGTTTCCAAATGTCAAAGACCTGCATTTTAATATAACAACATTATCACCTATTCATGTTGCAGACATCAAGAAAGGAACAATACCATAAGTAAAACCAAGCGCAATGAATCCCACGATAAATATATTCTTATGAAACTAGCTGaacaaaccaaatttgtttcttccTGGATAATATTAAAATGACATTGGAGTTTTGTTCTCCACCTCATACTAATCATCAAAATCTATCATGCCAAAAGCATTCAAGGCTTATGAAATAGGTGagctattgaaaaaaaaaattacaataaaatgggccaaaaaagaacataaaagaaGCATCCTCTCACTTTGCCAGACCAAGTCAGTAATATAATGCAGTCAGACTCACTGGTGAAAACTGCTTTTCACAATGCAAATAATAGAGAATGGAGTCTTGTTTTTAGCTAGGCTTCTATGCTCGAGGTCTTTGCCTATTAACtctcaacaaaagcaaaatcgctacaataaaagaaaattcatgattatacaaaaaatcaaaacccaattAAGGGAATTGATGAGCCACAACTTTATATTCTTCGAAAATCCTGAGCAACAAATGGCATTGAAAGTATTTGCAGCAATTGGCAGCACGGAGTAGTAAAGCAATCTATCTGAAAAAATTCGATGCAATAAAACAACACAAAATGCCAGCAAAATTCCATGCAAAACGGTATAACACACACCAAAGAAAGCACAGAAAAAAAACAACCAGCATACAGATTTATATTCTCTTTACATTCCTCATATACACCCAAATCTTTCACTGCTTCAATTGTTATCCCCTAAAAAAAGCCTTAAAAAGGTGCGAAAAAGGAACATGAAAGGAGCATCCTCTCAAACTCGACACAgatccaaagaaaaagaaaaaccctaacAGAGAGGGAACAGGGGTAGGACATATTGGCCACCGACCTCGACATGTTGCCCATGATCTGGCGCGAGTGGCTGAGGCTATGGACCGTGGATGGTGAATGGTAGCTGTTGCAAGCATTTTCTCATGGACGTTCTCCCTTTCGCAATCGGGGTGATCGTTTTGCTTTGCTACTCAATATCAATCGTCGATTTCCAAAATTTGGTGTTTCCTTGGACGCGGGGTTTTCACCTCTCCTTCTCCTACACAAATAGACCTAGCGGCTGTAAGAAAGTTGGGAGGAGAGAGGCGCGGATTTAATAATGGGCCGTAGAGTCGGTGGACAGTTTGTAAGAATAAGATTGGGGGCCCACAGTCGCTGACCCGGTTTTGAAGGCTCTCGTTGCCTTTACGCGACCTTGGACTTTATAACTTTTCCTTTTTGTCGAAAATTTCCTTTTATAAAGGAAGCAAAAAGCAGTGGTATCCATATCCGGATAACTTGGGACCCGGCCCGATGAAGACTAGCACCGCCCGAAGGAATCATAAGCCGAGGCCCATAAAATTATAAACGGACCAATTTTATTTCAGAAAATACTGGGCCTTTCATTATGGGCCCGGAGTTAAAACAAATAGCAAACCCAATCCAAACCAAGTTCACCAATCTAACCTTAAATAGGCTTAGGAAAAAGCATCTGCCCAAAAGGACTAGAATATGCCCAAAAGGTTTCTTACTCAGTCTTGGATTTTTGGGCTTGAAAATGGTCGCTGGGCTTATAATCCAGTTAGTAGTTCCTACATATAAATTAAGCCCTGATGACAGGCCCAACAGATTGGGCTGCTGTCATGACGCAGTCAAGACGTGTACAATGGTGGCAATGCCAGTTATAAAAATAGACATAGATTTACAATCAATTAGATCATAACGCACATTGAGCTTCAATGCTCCCTATTAAATTCATAGTATCTATCATATGAAATTAAGAAAACCCGAATTAAGTATACATCAATTAGGGCGGCTGTGTTGCCTACCTTTTCCCTTATCTTCAATaattagagcaaccacaatcgTGATATTTTGCTGGGACATTGGTAATGTATGAGgatttgtgttttgcttatgtggttatATTTGGAGatatgttttgcttatgtggttgaACCAATAAAATGTACCGATACAAattacaatggtgtaaattcactggctttattttttgtataatagaggtgggatGTAGCATTAATTTTAGTGTAAAGTGTATGTGTGATATGGAGCCCACTTGTTAGAGCAAACATATGGACGTGGCCAAGTATTGATTGTAATCCCATCCTGCCATCTATTGTTATCGTAATCTAAGTTAATTGAATAATTGAATCTAATCATGTTTAATTACCATCAATTATTTATTAGTAAATCTAAATATTGGACCATACCTCAAACCGGAttagggggctccgcaattagtttcaaattgtagagtctacaattgaaaTCCAATGGATTGAGACATCACacctcatttttgttttttcatttttaaaatttgtatgtttttttATTCACCATTGaatatgaattgtagactctagggaATTGTGGAGCCTCTAAATCCACCTCAACCGTGGTTACGCCAAAGGATTATTGTCTATTTTTGGTCAATACCAAATACTAAAAATTAGGATTAGGAAGACCCTAAGCCAACCTTTTCAACTAGTAATTCATTTAAAGTTCCTAAACCAAAGAAGAATTAAACACGATAATCGTTGATATAGTCAATAAGGTCATAACCCCACAATGGAAATTGAAATTGTCACGATGTCAAATGGTTTCAATACGAATACAAAAATCAACTTTGTGGGTTtactttttgttcaaaaccTTTTTCTTTGGGCGGTTGAGGggagaaagaaaacaacaaagagagaaaatgaaaagagtGTCAGTGCATGTGTGTTGTATCTTCGATGTGGTCGGCTGCTGGTCAAATACGGCCACACTCTTTATAGTATAtaccacacacatatatacacattgcCTTTTATTTTGATCACACGTCAACCTCCATATCTGATCCTTTTTATTACAAAATGACAGCTCCTTTGTGACATGTACACGTCTACCACAGACGGAGAGAGTATTTTGGGGCCAAATATGCAtgtattatttggaaaaaaaataaactgtATTTATTACGTATAAATGACATGACACTTACGTGCATGGAATTGCTTCTCGATCTAGACTTGCTTTATTATAAGAAACGTACGGGGAGTAGTATGAAAGCTTGTTGAATCTTGACAAGCACAGTATAATAATTGTCGGTGTTTTAAATTCTATTGCTTGTGTTGTATACTATTCTTCAGCAAATCAAGAGATTTGCTGCTACATTGCATGGTTTATTTTAGCAAGTAATCAGTCACTATTCGCAACAAGTTAATAGAAAGCAAGACTTGAAGAACCAATTAAGGCAAAAGAATGGACGGCAAAAGATAAAAAGCATGTGTTTGCATGATTTACGTGTGGAGAAGACCTTCCAATTTCAAAACAACAGACGTAGACAATATGTGAAGCGGCAATCATAGAAGGGAAAAGTTGTACAATATGCCAGTCTGTTTGCTAGTGAAATTCAAACTCACCAcgatatctatatatacatcaGGACAAATTCTAGCTAGGAAACCTATGTTTGAATGACGTCTTGTAGGACACTAGTTCTAAAATTTCTAATCAAATATGTTGTTTCATTTTAGGCGTTGTACAAGTCAGGATATTAAAATGTTATTCTATATAATGATAACCATATAACAAGTCCGCCTCTCCACATTAACAATAATTTGTCCGTTTTAAGTCGAAACTCGCATCACTTGTCCTCTCAAATTTAATCATACTAGCACAAGGATCGAGAAAAAATTCTCACAGCTGGGGGATATTGTGAAAAATCTTATCATCAACAAATCACTTAACAGCGTTCTTGCTCTCAATCATTAGCAGAGTCGTCCACTCATATCTAAGTCGATTAGGCCTCTCACCATAATTGTCAAAGAAACCAGAACCGTTGATAAGTTTAATCGACACAGGAGTCGAAAACCTTGGGTGCCAATGGCCCAATACCATGCAGCCTTTTCAAAGTTCACTTGTACGTGTGTAATTATTTAGCACACCTGTGCCGAAAACTGACGTAATTAATATTAAGGCTCAAGTTTGACACtgaaaaagagacaaaaacagCACAAGAACCACGCGATGATTTTCAATAAAGCGAGCTCTCTTTGTGTAATGGTCCCCACACCGGGTCTGTTGTCACCGGTTACAGATGGACACGTACAGGCTTTTCATTTTAGTCAAAATCACGCTTATCCATAATCCCCATGCAAATTGTTACTTTATTTCTACGTGAAAAGACAGTTACCTTAAGTTAACAGGTGGCATGGACAGGTGTCACCCATACGAGCTCCGGTCTCCGTTGCCGGGGAAGGTTCCCGGGGTTTGACTTTGTGTctgggatctttcttcttcttcttctttttttttttttgtggtagaCAGTGAAATTATCGATatgatatatgcatataatatactACAAATGTTTGTTGTCGATCCATTTGAAGCATATTCGTAAGCGATAAGattgtttatattattaaatatgTTAAAAGTATGCCAAGtatggagaagaaaaacaacacgaTGACTTGAATCAATAATGGAAACTTTCCATCCAGTAACGATTAAAAAAAGAGCAAACGACATGAGCCTGCTTCTTGAAGTAGTAACCTTTATGAAGTCAGCAACAATATTGCAAGAAATCAATTATTAATTAGTACATGAGATTTTGCAACTATCAATAAACAAACTCTTCAATCAGTGTTGTATTGattttgataaaatattaaaacatgTAGTCATTAATATCCAAAGTATCTTGGATTCCAAACTTCAACATATTGTTACTGCAATAGCTTTCCCTCTCATCTTCAATGCTGTTGACGTACGTCGTAGTTGAGTTGGAATTCAAAGGACTTGGACTCGATGAAGGCGTCGATAAAGCCGACGCAAAGCTGAAATTATGGTCACTGCCGTTGGACATAAAAGTCGATGAAGTCTCCGACGAAGGGTCCATGATTGCTGCTGCTTGATCAGGAAAACTACAATTGTAGTTGTAACTTGGTAGAGTTGCCGGCACATAGTCCCCATTGGTTTGCCAATCATTCAATGGAGGAATTTGGGAGCTAAAGTTGTTGAAGCTTGACGAGAATTGCTCCACATTGGGGTCCAAAAGTAGTTGTGCCTCGTCAGAAAAGTTAGGTATGGTGCAAGGTGGATTAATATCTGGAACAATTTGGTTATATTGGTAGTGGTTTGGGACAAGATGATTTTCTTGACCAGTTTGAGGAAAACCAAGTTTTGGGTTTTCTTGTTGTGATTGCATTAGAGAACTTGCTAGCTTTAGAAGCTCTGGATTCACTAAAGGCTGGACGCCAAGCATCCTGGAAATGTCAATTTGAGATGAATTGTAGAGAGATGAACTTAGAATTGATGAGAGGTCTAGGAGATCAAGCCTCGGACTGTGAGTCACCGGATCGATTCCCATTCTGAGAAGTCTCTTTCTAATGTGTGTGTTCCAGTAGTTCTTGATTTCATTGTCTGTTCTTCCTGGCAAACGTGCCGCAATAGCAGACCACCTATACATGATAGTTACATATATTAAggaaaaataatcaaaattttcttacAATATACACACCACATGCATGTTTGtcaaatttttatattaaaaaatatgaaaaaagtaCTCACTTATTTCCTAATATACTGTGAAGCTGAATTATTGTCTCCTCTTCTTCAAATGAAAACCTGCCTCTCTTGATATCGGGTCGTAGATAGTTTGTCCAGCGAAGTCGGCAGCTCTTTCCACACCTTTGCAGCCCTAAAATAAAGCCAGTCAACACATTAAGAGGATGGTTATGCGACCAGAACAAACTTGAGAGAGTCTGATTGCATATTTTCTCAACGAAAACAAGAAAGTAAAGGACGTACCAGCATTCTTGGGGAGTGTCCTCCAATTGCCATAACCATGTTTTTGGATGTAATCAATGAGCTTCTGATCTTCCTCTTGAGTCCATGGGCCCCTCCTCAGCCCATTTTTCTCACAACATGGTGCTCTACCCATTGTAATAAGCTCCAATAAAGTATTACGATGGGGGGTACTCTGTCTATAAATAGCAAGTGAAAGACAAGTCAAAAGGATTCGGTGCCGTCCTCTGTTTATCACAAATGAGACGTGTCCCCTGTCCTTGGAGAAAATAACCAAAATTATTAATCAATTCGTCTTCATTTTGCCATGCAAAATCTCACTGCCAATCACTTTCCGGCGGAGTTTGACTCCTTACTTTCTGGATTCATATCAGCTGTCACAAACATCGTGGAGCCACGTACCTCCCCCTCTTCCTTCCAATATATGACCTTCGTAACAGGGACTCTTTGCATGGAGTCATTTCATAGGTTGTGTGCTGCGAAATTACTCTTTACATCTTCGGCCAAAGATATTTTAGAAGGGCAATCCAGGGAATTTATTGAATTTATATAGATCATGTTCATACTACCAATTATGGTCATTTTCGAAATGACTAATCATATTTTGTGATAAATAAACATCTATAATCCTGAAGTCAATAAATATATGCGATCTATAATCCAGCTTATCATGAGTAGACAAAAGGGGGTAGACATTGAAGCACTAATATTAATTTTGGTCAACAATGAAGGTGGAAAACCAGAAGGGGGCGGCAGAAACTTTCAATTAGAATGATGAATTCTTGTCAATCttgcttttctttcttccttttctctttcaGCATGAAAAATATATGGAGAGCCAGAAACACAGGAGAAGAAAAAGCTTCTGTAAAGGCAATAATGTCAAACTTTTAATTAAAGGGTCCTACACCTTTCAACGTCCATTTTTCAACAAACCAATGACAAATCAAAAGGCAATACTAACAACACAATACcaattcgaaaaaaaaaaaacaaaacctttcTCTGTACTGCAACAAGCACTGCTTCCCTTAGCTTGCTAAAGTTCAATCGAAAGAGGTATGTGTAATAATTTGAAGATTGAGTAGGGAAAAAACGTTGGCCCAATAAATATTTAGAGTATTGTTTCATATTGAGCCAAAGATTCATATGGATTTTGTCTCTAAAAGGATCATTTAGTGGTTGAGATTGGGTTCCGTCTTATAAACCATATCACTTGGCTTGCACCAAACGATGTGAGACATTTGTTCTAACACTCTCTCATACTTGTGTGCTTAGTTATATGAGGCCAACAAGTGTACTATACGGGTTATGGTCCACGTCATCCACTAACGATAATGTCAGAATCATTTGACGGAAAATGAGCTTAAAGGGCTAACGTGATCCCTTTTTTATAGTAGAAGAGCtttgttgacattaaaaaaagTATAGGAGcttgattgaattttttttaaatagatgAGCATTTTTGTTACTTGTCcctttaattaataaataaatttgatcgCTTGGAAGGCTGCAACTCCGGAACTCCCCTTGTACGTGTCACTGTGCGAGATGCTCAATCTCTATATGGGGACCACCTGCAACAAGACTCTCATGCATGATCGGTCCATCAACAACCTGCCACCTCACTGTATCTGACGTCTCTCATGCCTTCTCCCACTACCATTCCTTGCGTCAatagagtgtatatatatatatacacacatccagacaaaatatatatatatacacgctaACACGCATAATACGGCCTACTCTAGCACTTACTATTAAAAAAAGTCATTAAAGAGAATGAGCAACATTACTtcactgatatatatataattatgacTTGCACAGCATAATCTTCGGCTAATGTCTCCGTGCATGGTGTCATGGCCTAGTCAGCACAATCATGGTACTAAAAAGATATTTATTCATGCTTAAACTAATGAATATTGGTTACATCTTATACTTGATAGGGTAATCACTTATTTACTTGTCCAAAATTTAGGAATGGATGCGTTACCCAAAGAAAGGGTGCATACGTGCCAGAGTTGATGAGCCGTTGTGCATACAAATTTGATAGATGAAATGCAAGtacaaattaaataaatgaaagaTATTTTCCGTTTTGCACCATTGGTCTGTAAGAATTTGTTATTTGCGGGCACAAAAAACACGTCGTACCATGAAAGATGCAAAACCTTACTTATATACCACTTAATTAAATTATCccaatccgatgtgggatatcaATAGTCTTTTGTTGTGAGTGGTTCAAATGCACATATTCTTTAAAGATAATTTGCATGATTTATGGCTATATTTTAGATTATGTGGTTGGTGTTCCACTATTACTAATTTAAGCTAACCGTACACATAATTTTATGAATCCCTAATTTACCACAagttatcattatttttagTACTACGAACTACATAGTCCAATATTGGGTCTAAGTATATTTGCATAAAAGAAAGAACACCTGGCATTTTGTCTGAAAAGTCCAGAAATTTCGCAAACTTTTGGTCCTTGAATGCTTTGGCGTGCAACTTCTTGCCATGAGTAAGGCTCAGAAGATGCATATATTTCTTGCAAGTAACTGAAGCATTATTTAATCTCGAATTCACAAACACTATTCTCATAGTTGAGGAACTTCCCTTGCTTGTAAAACAATGAGCAATGTGATCCCAAAGAATACCATTAAAGTTTTCCAGGTCTCCAAGACTCCAACCATCAACGATTTCCTATACCTTCCGTTCCTCTGATAAAACTAGCTAGGTTGAACAAATGCTGAGTTCACTCTGTATCAGAGAAGTTCGGTGAATAATAATTTCTCAACATTTACAGTTCTACTTAGTCCACTTTTGAAAGCTGAATGACTACCTAACCAGCGGTTGATGGACTGATCTTCAAAAGTAAATCATACCGCACATGCCTAGCGATTTTTGGGAATGTCATGGCAGCAACATCAATTAATAGTTGAAACGGAAGAGATCATATCCATAATTTGACTGTGTATGTTACCGTTAGTCACGAGAACCCCACCTGAGGGAAATATTATCCTCCGTTCAACTTGATCCGCTGCAAAATCAAGTTCACTCCCTCTCCAGTCAGTTACCTGATGAAAGGGGATTAGCTTGTTATATTCCAACAAGGAGAGAGAATTAAATAAGACAATAGTTAGGTAATTGACATGGTAATTGGTATTGAAGCAAAAGAACCACAATATTAAGTGAAAAACGACAACTTGGAAAAGGAAATGTAATTAGTTCACCAGTTCAACAAGGATCTGAAAGTGGTTACCAATAATTTTATGAGGAATAGAAGTTAAGGTTTGATACAATCGTGCATTTTCTCCACAAAAATGAGGTGCTCTTCAACTAAATGTTGAAAAAGAAATGGTACACGATTACGTTCTTTGTCTTTGGCAAAACAGCCTATGATAGGTTTAACATTAGGAAACATGACAAAGAAAACCTAAAAATATATAGGAGTGGGGTGGCCTTGGGAGTTCTTTTTGGTGTTGAGGGAGGGAAACTTTATGTGTCGTTTTAATTAAGTTCACTGAAGTAGTTTAAAGTCATTGTCTGCAAAATAATGATAGCTCTCCTGCCCATCGTACACACTTCAGGTTGACTATCATAGAACCCTTAATCAACTCACAGACATGCCAATCAGTGAACAGAGACTAACAAGCACATATAACCAAAACTTACAACTCAGGAAACAGCCCCATTAGAAGATTCCATACCTTTCCCCCAGCTTCATGCACGCATATAATGCCAACAGCATGATCCCAAGCCTATATAACAAATGAGTTGGAAATTAACTCGAGCCAATTCAATTTCTGCTACTCATCTCACTACAGTTCAGCATGATACCTTAACAAGGGTCTGAGATCTCACTCGAAGAATGAAAACGGATGCCTTTCCAGAAGCCACCATTAAGTACTTGCACAGGCTGCATATGAACATCGTAATTGGTCAGTCTCATGCTAACAATTTCATCCATCAAAAgaaagggattttttttttctcattgtaACAATGGGGCAAAGCATTAAAGCAATATTCCACTTGAAGACAATATTAAGTACCATGCAATACAAGTTAGAGCCCAAACCTTCCACAACATGTGGACAAAAGAAGAATTTCTCTATCACCAGTGCTAGATGCGTCATTTCTTTCATTGAGAGAAGCTGAAAGTGGCATTGACGCCCATGTTTGACTCTCTGGAATGCAAAAACGTGCTTTATGTACCAACTGACATTTATCAACTAAGCATCTTGTCCAATATTCAGGCAACTTAGCTGATCTACCCATCATAACTGCTAACCTCTTCATCCATGTTCCACATCCAACATGAGCAACCATAATGATCCCTGAGCTAGAAAGAATAGTTTCAGATCCCTTGTCTTCAGCATTTGATTTACAGGGAACATCCTCCTGCCAGTTTGGGCAGCCCATAACTCCCAGTACAATCTCTCCTTCAACTATAAAAGCCAAGCCTACCTGAAAATTATGCATTAAGCCAAATTATAATTCCAAGAAACAAACCTTCccagcatttttttttgtctgggcATGTAGATGCTATTAAAATCTTTGTTTTAGAGACAAGtgattttactttctttttccttGGCAAGATATTTGTTGACAGGACCATCTAAGCATTACATGACGTAAGCTGCTCATTTAGATTGGAAACACTAAAAGCAGAAACAATATACAGAAGAATTCGCAAGAATCAACTAAGATGCTCTGTGAATTGTGTATTCATGAAGAATTATGATGGAATACATGCTATGCATACTTGCAATGTTCAAATTCACATCTGACCTTAAAATAATTCTTGTTTACAATATAGCGTAACTCAGAAATGACCATTTTCTTTAGTATTAAACAGTAATCATTCCATCCTAAGTTGATCTGCACTGAACCACTCACAGAATAAAATCCAAAAGGCCATGCGTACTGATTTTACATTTTAACTTCCTTGCTAAAATAATTTTGCTTTCACTAATTCAGTGAACATGTAAATCATTAGATATTCCATCAGGTGAGACAATAGCAGTTTTAGAATAAATTCATCCAAGTAGATATAGAGATAGTTAACT
This genomic window from Tripterygium wilfordii isolate XIE 37 chromosome 9, ASM1340144v1, whole genome shotgun sequence contains:
- the LOC120006138 gene encoding probable serine/threonine-protein kinase abkC; amino-acid sequence: MGNMSRSLTFGNVRKVAQFFGKTQRNSQLYLRKYEITAIIGLRLPQYRLYSHYGFPCRRHCPFSFYNSEERVLRSGFSRSYSLVSASSVVTHHAQLAWRRLFRKYTFSGRTLPCISRIAQAVSLALTRSHLVIPGIFGLTCGQVAWAQRTLGDTDHYTLQNSLYVRAQDGHAYMTSLVFSVVEVVVLLVRALYLSILFSPSIMMAPFVSLGGPEFRKMWLRVVHRSLEKAGPAFIKWGQWAATRPDLFPRDLCTKLSELHSKAPEHSFAYTKKTIERAFGRKILEIFEHFEEAPVASGSIAQVHRASLRFRYPGKQQVKPTLVAVKVRHPGVGESIRRDFVIINAVAKISTFIPTLKWLRLDESVQQFAVFMMSQVDLAREAANLSRFTYNFRKWKDVSFPKPVYPLVHPSVLVETYEQGESVSHYVDELQGHERIKTALAHIGTHALLKMLLVDNFIHADMHPGNILVRESRSKSSRKRIFKSKPHVVFIDVGMTAELSKSDRVNLVEFFKAVATRDGRTAAECALRLSKQQRCPNPKAFIEEMEEAFTFWGTPEGDLIHPAECMQELLEKVRRHEVNVDGNVCTVLVTTLVLEGWQRKLDPGYNVMHTLQTLLLRADWAKSLSYTIDGLMAP
- the LOC120005481 gene encoding transcription factor MYB74 codes for the protein MGRAPCCEKNGLRRGPWTQEEDQKLIDYIQKHGYGNWRTLPKNAGLQRCGKSCRLRWTNYLRPDIKRGRFSFEEEETIIQLHSILGNKWSAIAARLPGRTDNEIKNYWNTHIRKRLLRMGIDPVTHSPRLDLLDLSSILSSSLYNSSQIDISRMLGVQPLVNPELLKLASSLMQSQQENPKLGFPQTGQENHLVPNHYQYNQIVPDINPPCTIPNFSDEAQLLLDPNVEQFSSSFNNFSSQIPPLNDWQTNGDYVPATLPSYNYNCSFPDQAAAIMDPSSETSSTFMSNGSDHNFSFASALSTPSSSPSPLNSNSTTTYVNSIEDERESYCSNNMLKFGIQDTLDINDYMF